A portion of the Candidatus Ruthia endofausta genome contains these proteins:
- a CDS encoding YhjD/YihY/BrkB family envelope integrity protein: MSLARHFDVDLIIYLLVSSYLSASKLFVFIPMGDIFISSLPIILSAIGLGLLYYFISNEKVSFKNAIKSGFIAVFLLEILKSILLIYINYFPFYELIYSALFMLLLFMLWVYFFLVVVLFGTSSSFCLCQAEDQ; this comes from the coding sequence TTGAGCCTTGCGCGCCATTTTGACGTTGATTTGATTATTTATTTACTGGTGAGTTCTTATCTAAGCGCATCAAAATTATTTGTTTTTATACCGATGGGTGATATTTTTATATCAAGTTTGCCAATCATTCTTTCAGCCATTGGGCTGGGTCTGTTGTACTATTTTATCTCCAATGAAAAAGTATCGTTCAAAAATGCGATTAAATCAGGCTTTATTGCTGTATTTCTTTTAGAGATTTTAAAATCAATATTATTAATTTATATTAACTATTTCCCTTTTTATGAGCTGATTTATAGCGCATTATTCATGCTATTATTGTTCATGCTTTGGGTATATTTTTTTTTGGTTGTGGTATTATTTGGCACAAGTAGCAGTTTTTGTTTGTGTCAGGCAGAGGATCAATAA
- a CDS encoding riboflavin synthase, with translation MFTGIIQTIGKIKSIKAGTFCFEARSSFFNEVEIGDSIAVNGVCLTVIEIGNDYFKADISQETLRCTIFNHLSTNNSVNLEKALRLNQGIDGHLVSGHVDGIAKVVERFIEGESRRFKINAPKNLIKYIAKKSSVCINGVSLTVNNINDCVFDINIVPHTVKATTLGELEINSKVNLEVDIIARHLEQLLHH, from the coding sequence ATGTTCACAGGTATTATTCAGACTATTGGTAAGATTAAAAGCATTAAGGCAGGTACGTTCTGCTTTGAGGCGCGAAGCTCATTTTTTAATGAGGTTGAAATAGGCGATAGTATTGCCGTAAATGGCGTATGTTTAACCGTTATTGAAATAGGCAATGATTATTTCAAAGCCGACATTTCACAAGAAACACTCAGGTGTACAATTTTTAATCACTTAAGCACTAACAATTCAGTTAACCTTGAAAAAGCACTAAGGCTTAATCAAGGCATCGACGGGCATTTAGTCAGTGGTCATGTTGATGGTATTGCCAAGGTTGTTGAGCGATTTATTGAAGGCGAATCGAGACGTTTTAAAATTAATGCGCCTAAGAATTTGATAAAATATATCGCCAAAAAAAGCTCTGTTTGTATTAACGGCGTGAGTTTAACAGTCAATAATATTAATGACTGCGTGTTTGATATCAATATTGTGCCACACACGGTAAAAGCCACAACATTAGGCGAGTTGGAAATAAATAGTAAGGTTAACCTTGAAGTTGACATTATTGCCAGACACCTTGAGCAATTATTACACCATTAA
- the ribBA gene encoding bifunctional 3,4-dihydroxy-2-butanone-4-phosphate synthase/GTP cyclohydrolase II, translated as MKSTIEEILKDYSQGKMIILMDDEDRENEGDLIIPAETVTKEDINFMATHGRGLICLTLTEERCKQLNLPLMVAQNNDANGTNFTVSIEAVEGVTTGISAADRAKTILDAVARDAKPADIVQPGHIFPLMAQPGGVLIRAGHTEAGCDLARLAGLEPASVIVEILNKDGSMARRDDLEIFAKKHNIKLGMIEDLISYRVENEKTIERINEREFKTEFAIFRLISFLDSIHNETHLALVKGEISSNTDTCVRVHMEDVFKDVLREKSNNFSVNAVLKHIAKLDSGVLLLLRMQTDQSILENIDKVNGNAHDDIKTYGVGAQILSDLGVKRMRILGSPRKLYGLKGFGLEVTEYVDTSK; from the coding sequence ATGAAATCCACCATTGAAGAAATTTTGAAAGACTATAGCCAAGGCAAAATGATTATCCTTATGGATGATGAAGACCGTGAAAACGAAGGCGACTTAATCATCCCTGCTGAAACCGTTACTAAAGAAGACATTAATTTCATGGCAACTCATGGTCGTGGTTTGATTTGTCTAACCTTAACAGAAGAGCGCTGTAAGCAGCTTAATTTGCCACTTATGGTGGCGCAAAATAACGATGCCAATGGCACTAATTTTACCGTTTCAATTGAGGCAGTAGAAGGCGTAACCACAGGAATTTCAGCAGCAGACAGAGCCAAAACAATATTAGATGCAGTGGCAAGAGATGCCAAGCCTGCTGACATTGTACAACCAGGGCATATTTTCCCACTTATGGCACAGCCAGGTGGGGTTTTAATCCGAGCAGGGCACACAGAAGCAGGGTGTGATTTAGCACGTCTTGCAGGACTTGAACCAGCCAGTGTAATTGTTGAAATCCTCAATAAGGATGGCTCAATGGCTCGACGTGATGATTTAGAAATCTTTGCCAAAAAACACAACATTAAACTAGGTATGATTGAAGATTTAATTTCTTATCGAGTTGAAAACGAAAAAACTATCGAGCGCATTAATGAGCGTGAGTTTAAGACTGAATTTGCCATTTTTAGATTAATTTCATTTCTTGATAGTATTCACAATGAAACACATCTTGCCTTGGTTAAAGGTGAAATTAGCAGTAATACTGACACCTGCGTACGTGTACACATGGAAGATGTTTTTAAGGATGTGTTACGAGAAAAGTCAAACAATTTTAGCGTTAACGCTGTATTAAAGCACATTGCTAAGTTAGATAGTGGTGTTTTATTGCTACTTAGAATGCAAACCGACCAGAGCATTTTAGAAAATATTGACAAGGTTAATGGTAATGCTCATGATGATATCAAAACCTATGGCGTTGGTGCGCAGATCTTATCTGACCTTGGTGTCAAAAGAATGAGAATTTTAGGCAGTCCTAGAAAGCTTTATGGCTTAAAAGGCTTTGGTTTAGAAGTAACTGAATACGTAGACACCAGTAAGTAA
- the ribH gene encoding 6,7-dimethyl-8-ribityllumazine synthase, protein MEFKFDKNGNRDFLVKAKVAIIVGYFYQNIGDKLLSAAQETLARYGINVNNINVFYAPGAFEIPLLAKKLASQQLSGKNLYDGIVALGAVINGETTHFEFICNECARGVADVSYQYEIPTAFGILTTNNMEQTIGRAGGYKGNKGEEATMAMIEMLYLMQQVDTQTF, encoded by the coding sequence ATGGAATTTAAATTTGATAAAAATGGCAATAGGGATTTTCTTGTAAAAGCAAAAGTTGCGATTATCGTGGGTTATTTTTACCAAAATATTGGCGATAAGCTATTATCAGCAGCACAAGAAACCTTAGCCAGATATGGCATTAATGTCAATAATATCAATGTGTTTTACGCCCCTGGTGCATTTGAAATCCCGCTATTAGCTAAAAAATTAGCAAGCCAGCAACTAAGTGGCAAAAATCTATACGATGGTATCGTGGCTTTAGGTGCAGTTATCAATGGCGAAACCACGCATTTTGAGTTTATTTGTAACGAATGCGCTCGTGGCGTGGCAGATGTTTCTTACCAATATGAAATCCCCACTGCTTTTGGTATACTTACTACAAACAACATGGAACAAACCATCGGTAGGGCGGGTGGCTATAAGGGCAACAAAGGTGAAGAGGCAACCATGGCAATGATTGAAATGCTATATTTAATGCAACAAGTAGACACTCAAACTTTTTAA
- the nusB gene encoding transcription antitermination factor NusB has product MTFKTPKQRSRERVVQALYQYLVSGGEVLQIEQQFLNQKQGKISKAFFSNLFINILKNRSLLDEIIAPTISRKTEQLGSVEHAILYLGAFELKFSPEVPYKVVINESLELAKLYGAEGVHKLINASLDKLAQTLREVELTN; this is encoded by the coding sequence ATGACCTTTAAAACCCCAAAGCAACGCTCCCGAGAACGTGTAGTACAAGCGCTATATCAATATCTAGTATCAGGTGGCGAAGTATTGCAAATTGAACAACAATTTTTAAACCAAAAACAAGGCAAAATCTCAAAAGCTTTCTTTTCAAATTTATTCATCAACATTCTTAAAAACAGATCTTTACTAGATGAGATTATCGCACCTACCATTAGCCGAAAAACTGAGCAACTAGGCTCTGTTGAGCACGCTATTTTATATTTAGGCGCTTTTGAGCTTAAATTTAGCCCGGAAGTACCTTATAAAGTCGTGATTAATGAATCACTTGAATTGGCAAAGCTGTATGGTGCAGAAGGTGTGCATAAACTTATTAACGCTTCATTAGATAAACTAGCACAAACACTTAGAGAAGTTGAATTAACCAACTAA
- a CDS encoding B12-binding domain-containing protein gives MTKYIDEDIQEAFDELDHPTLVIEGPLMAGMNIVGDLFDAGKMFLLQVVKSPV, from the coding sequence ATTACCAAATATATTGATGAAGACATTCAAGAAGCCTTTGATGAATTGGATCATCCTACTCTTGTCATCGAAGGCCCGCTAATGGCGGGTATGAATATCGTCGGTGATTTGTTTGATGCAGGCAAAATGTTCTTGCTACAAGTGGTCAAATCGCCCGTGTGA